One region of Vitis vinifera cultivar Pinot Noir 40024 chromosome 1, ASM3070453v1 genomic DNA includes:
- the LOC100265665 gene encoding transcription factor BHLH089, which yields MDPPTLINQGASYHLAEIWNYPISGGGAGEAGGGLELRGGHLGQNLGHFGDNAGVGGANREASGGGDDPMVLERSGGRKRRDAATEDEGGKAVSTSGGGNVANDCDGKRLKTSGSRDENRDSKTEVETSSGKPVEQNPQSADPPKQDFIHVRARRGQATDSHSLAERARREKISERMKILQDLVPGCNKVIGKALVLDEIINYIQSLQRQVEFLSMKLEAVNSRMNSGIEGFPSKDFGQQTFDAAGVAYSSQATREYGRASSPEWLHMQVGGGFDRT from the exons ATGGATCCTCCCACGCTCATAAACCAAGGGGCGTCTTATCATTTGGCTGAGATCTGGAACTATCCGATCAGTGGTGGTGGCGCTGGGGAGGCTGGAGGTGGTTTGGAGCTGAGGGGAGGGCATCTTGGACAGAATTTGGGGCACTTTGGGGATAATGCTGGCGTAGGAGGTGCGAATCGTGAAGCTTCTGGTGGTGGTGATGATCCGATGGTTTTGGAGCGTAGTGGAGGGAGGAAGCGGCGTGATGCGGCGACAGAGGATGAGGGGGGGAAGGCCGTGTCAACCAGCGGTGGCGGCAATGTTGCG AATGATTGTGATGGTAAGCGTTTAAAAACTTCGGGATCCAGAGATGAGAACCGTGATTCCAAAACTGAGGTAGAAACCAGTTCAGGCAAGCCTGTGGAACAAAACCCTCAATCAGCTGACCCACCTAAGCAAGATTTTATTCATGTACGAGCAAGAAGGGGTCAAGCTACTGATAGCCACAGTCTAGCTGAAAGA gctagaagagaaaagatcagCGAGAGGATGAAAATTCTCCAGGACTTGGTCCCTGGTTGTAATAAG GTTATTGGCAAAGCGCTGGTCCTTGATGAGATTATTAATTACATCCAATCATTACAGCGTCAGGTTGAG TTCCTGTCAATGAAACTTGAGGCTGTCAATTCGAGAATGAACTCTGGCATTGAAGGATTTCCTTCAAAGGAT TTTGGTCAGCAAACATTTGATGCTGCTGGTGTGGCATATAGTTCACAAGCAACAAGAGAATATGGCCGGGCCTCATCGCCAGAATGGTTGCATATGCAGGTTGGTGGTGGTTTTGACCGAACATAA
- the LOC100243345 gene encoding protein SHORT HYPOCOTYL IN WHITE LIGHT 1, with product MMAGVGRLSGLIINLNPTATTKLNLNLTPSPNFACPPQSLHLRHRTSPTGNPTTLTSHARLSGSAGEAPEEIDESFFEDEDLIESDEEDETESSADLLIEFLQSMFKKASKHAKKASRSVLPAAISPQLVSFAVDGVLILASLSIIKALLEVFCTLGGTVFVVILLLRVIWATVSYFQTSGNGFSQGGTSFGTTQPIT from the exons ATGATGGCTGGAGTGGGAAGGTTATCGGGGTTGATCATAAATCTCAATCCAACAGCCACAACCAAGCTCAACCTCAACCTCACACCATCTCCAAATTTCGCATGTCCCCCGCAATCACTTCATCTCCGTCACCGCACTTCACCCACTGGAAACCCTACAACTCTCACCTCCCATGCCAGG TTAAGCGGTTCAGCGGGCGAAGCGCCAGAGGAGATTGATGAATCTTTCTTTGAGGATGAGGATTTAATTGAGAGTGATGAAGAGGATGAGACAGAGAGCAGTGCAGATTTGTTAATCGAATTCCTTCAAAGCATGTTTAAGAAGGCCTCAAAGCATGCCAAGAAGGCCTCACGCTCTGTATTACCGGCGGCAATTTCCCCTCAGTTG GTGTCCTTTGCAGTTGATGGGGTTCTTATTTTGGCGTCCCTTTCGATTATTAAAGCACTTCTTGAG GTGTTTTGCACCCTTGGAGGTACTGTATTTGTGGTAATCCTACTCCTACGTGTGATCTGGGCAACCGTTTCCTATTTCCAAACAAGTGGGAATGGTTTCAGCCAGGGCGGAACTTCCTTTGGTACAACACAACCAATAACATGA